The proteins below come from a single Aspergillus oryzae RIB40 DNA, chromosome 5 genomic window:
- a CDS encoding putative mitochondrial inner membrane protease subunit 1 (mitochondrial inner membrane protease, subunit IMP1), which translates to MSRILRETLRRATPGGVFRLTLDGVGLFCACTLIWEHLITVQLSEGPSMYPTFNPRGDYLLISRVHKHGRGIEVGDVVRFYHPTFLGVNGAKRVIGMPGDFVCRDLPFSTEVGKSQEMIQVPEGHVYVGGDNLPWSRDSRNYGPIPMGLINGKIIARVWPLSKAQWVQNTMQPAQLDD; encoded by the exons ATGTCGCGCATACTCCGAGAAACCCTTCGAAGGGCCACACCCGGCGGGGTCTTCCGTCTTACGCTCGATGGCGTGGGACTCTTCTGCGCCTGTACGCTTATCTGGGAGCATCTCATCACGGTGCAGCTCAGTGAAGGGCCGTCAATGTACCCGACGTTCAATCCGCGAGGCGACTACCTGTTGATATCGAGGGTGCATAAACATGGCCGGGGGATTGAGGTGGGGGATGTGGTGCGGTTCTATCATCCTACGTTTTTGGGGGTGAATGGGGCGAAGAGGGTTATTGGGATGCCGGGGGATTTTGTCTGTCGGGATTTGCCGTTTAGTACGGAGGTTGGGAAGAGTCAGGAGATGATTCAG GTGCCCGAGGGTCATGTGTACGTGGGAGGTGATAACCTTCCCTGGTCTAGGGACTCGAGAAACTATGGACCCATACCTATGGGCTTGATCAATGGAAAGATCATTGCCCGTGTTTGGCCGCTCTCCAAAGCGCAATGGGTCCAGAATACGATGCAGCCAGCTCAGCTCGACGACTAG
- a CDS encoding putative iron-regulated transporter (iron transporter) — protein MSRLDSIDEAEPFLPPSSLSESIETPIRASKPVLVRLYISHSLSTWNSRMFEFGAVLFLASIFPGTLLYASVYALVRSLSAVLLSSWLGSMVDRSNRLKAIRQSIRPSYISPLLFAVVTLLACFEKLAYTANTVAVERDWAIVVSDALQIPRQDSFSTRVAIWTTLGINASCVLVEYFAIAQVYKSVPELVRNQETDDNQNEGEETTSDGQNFQRSIAHSTVQYARSALAPWREYVSSPLFLSSFALSLLYLTVLSFGTTMVTYLLHTGFNSLQVSGMRIGAVIAELSGTWAAPFIMNRIGPIRSGLWFLNWQFTCLAAAVAAFAFLDNSSQLVAVSLIVGVALSRVGLWGFDLSVQFLVQEGVDEHARARFSSTEMALQNIFELFSFATTIVFPLPEQFKYPVFISYGAIAMAAGHMI, from the exons ATGTCTCGCCTGGACTCAATAGATGAGGCGGAGCCATTCCTGCCACCGTCATCTTTATCAGAGTCTATCGAGACTCCAATACGTGCGTCAAAGCCAGTGCTTGTCAGACTATACATCTCACACAGCCTGTCGACATGGAATTCGCGCATGTTTGAGTTCGGAGCGGTCTTGTTCCTGGCCTCGATCTTCCCAGGCACTTTGCTGTATGCTTCCGTCTATGCACTGGTGCGCTCTTTGTCTGCCGTACTGCTATCGTCTTGGTTGGGATCGATGGTAGATCGGTCGAATCGACTGAAGGCGATCCGACAGTCCATTA GGCCGTCCTATATCTCTCCGCTCTTGTTCGCCGTGGTCACTCTGCTTGCGtgcttcgagaagctggCTTATACAGCCAACACCGTGGCGGTGGAAAGAGATTGG GCAATCGTGGTATCAGATGCTTTACAAATCCCAAGACAAG ACAGCTTTTCAACCCGGGTTGCAATATGGACGACCTTGGGCATTAATGCTTCATGCGTTTTGGTAGAATATTTTGCAATTGCGCAG GTATACAAATCAGTGCCAGAACTGGTGCGAAATCAAGAAACCGATGATAATCAaaatgaaggagaagaaacaacCTCTGATGGCCAGAATTTCCAACGCAGCATAGCTCACAGCACGGTGCAGTACGCTAGAAGCGCACTTGCTCCATGGCGGGAATATGTCTCTagtcctctctttctgtcgtCATTCGCCCTCAGCTTACTTTATCTTACTGTCCTTTCATTTGGAACGACGATGGTCACCTATTTGCTTCATACCGGCTTCAATTCTCTGCAAGTCAGTGGCATGCGAATTGGTGCTGTGATCGCAGAACTGTCGGGGACATGGGCGGCCCCATTCATCATGAATAGAATCGGACCCATTCGATCCGGGTTGTGGTTTCTGAATTGGCAGTTCACCTGCTTAGCCGCTGCGGTTGCTGCCTTTGCATTCCTCGACAACAGTTCCCAGCTTGTTGCGGTGAGTCTCATTGTAGGCGTTGCCCTAAGTCGCGTTGGACTATGGGGGTTCGACTTATCGGTACAATTTCTCGTGCAGGAG GGCGTTGATGAACATGCACGCGCCCGCTTTTCGTCTACGGAAATGGCACTGCAGAATATCTTCGAACTGTTCTCGTTTGCAACGACCATCGTCTTCCCTCTGCCAGAGCAGTTCAAATATCCAGTATTTATCAGTTACGGGGCAATTGCAATGGCAGCA GGACATATGATATGA
- a CDS encoding mitochondrial 37S ribosomal protein mS47 (enoyl-CoA hydratase), which produces MLLRHNISRLSTPSSWISRVSPATMPLRAKVTNPAFKAATMSTSTNLPKELPGDEPDDVLFNSLYGVRLVELNRPKKLNSLNGSMARKILPRLKEWEKSQLANVVMVAGAGSKALCAGGDVAALALQNEQGPEGQQKSTDFFGLEYQLDHTIATYSKPFISVMDGITMGGGVGLSVHAPFRIATERTVFAMPETTIGFFPDVGGSFFLPRLDGEIGTYLALTSERLTGVQALYAGIATHYFHSSVLSNLTNRLAELVFQDQATPQERMDLVNNTMAEFSTGLPSLAEEPMLIAGGLRSAIDRCFKYNTVEEIFQALEKETEQKEWAQKTLETLSIRSPTSLRVTLRQMRLGKKWSISETFQREHHIASKFMKHPDFVEGVKARLMSKPPRQASWQPATLEEVSQADVDAFFEIPEEESRLPLLSETTYSEYPHAHYGLPTENDIAKFVRDNTENKQQTVSDFVQKWGNKEGVREKVAEVLARRTVQTPEGLRWE; this is translated from the exons ATGTTGCTCCGTCACAATATCTCCCGGTTATCAACACCGTCGAGCTGGATCTCGCGGGTTTCACCAGCAACCATGCCTCTCCGCGCCAAAGTGACAAACCCAGCTTTCAAAGCTGCCACA ATGTCAACTTCCACGAACCTTCCCAAAGAGTTGCCCGGCGATGAGCCCGACGATGTTTTGTTCAATTCTTTGTACGGAGTGCGCTTGGTCGAGCTTAACCGCCCTAAGAAGCTCAATTCCCTGAACGGTTCAATGGCTCGAAAGATCCTCCCTCGACTGAAG GAGTGGGAAAAGTCCCAGCTGGCAAACGTTGTCATGGTTGCCGGCGCAGGCTCAAAAGCTCTCTGCGCTGGCGGAGACGTTGCAGCCCTCGCTCTGCAGAATGAGCAGGGCCCTGAGGGACAGCAGAAGTCGACCGACTTCTTCGGTCTGGAATACCAACTCGATCACACCATCGCAACCTACTCCAAGCCCTTCATCTCCGTCATGGACGGCATCACCATGGGAGGTGGTGTCGGCCTCAGTGTTCATGCCCCCTTCCGTATCGCAACTGAACGCACTGTCTTCGCCATGCCCGAGACCACCATCGGATTCTTCCCGGATGTTGGCggctccttcttcctgccCCGTCTTGACGGCGAAATCGGAACCTACCTCGCCCTCACTTCGGAGCGTCTGACCGGTGTCCAGGCTCTTTATGCCGGTATTGCTACACACTACTTCCACTCCAGCGTGCTGAGCAACCTCACCAACCGTCTGGCCGAGCTGGTCTTCCAGGATCAGGCTACCCCCCAAGAGCGCATGGACTTGGTCAACAACACCATGGCTGAGTTCTCCACCGGTCTGCCGTCATTGGCGGAGGAGCCAATGCTCATTGCTGGCGGCCTGCGCAGTGCCATTGACCGATGCTTCAAGTACAACACCGTGGAAGAAATCTTCCaggcgctggagaaggaaacCGAGCAGAAGGAATGGGCCCAGAAGACCCTGGAGACTCTATCCATTCGCTCCCCCACCTCGCTCAGGGTTACTCTGCGCCAGATGCGCCTGGGTAAGAAGTGGTCCATCTCTGAGACCTTCCAACGTGAACATCACATTGCTAGCAAGTTCATGAAGCACCCGGATTTCGTCGAGGGTGTCAAGGCCCGTCTCATGTCGAAGCCTCCCCGCCAGGCCTCCTGGCAGCCCGCTACCCTCGAGGAAGTTTCTCAGGCggatgttgatgctttctttgagATCCCTGAGGAGGAGTCTCGCCTGCCGCTCCTCAGTGAGACCACTTACAGCGAATATCCTCATGCCCACTATGGCCTTCCCACAGAGAACGATATTGCGAAGTTTGTGCGCGACAACACGGAGAACAAGCAGCAGACGGTCAGTGACTTCGTTCAGAAATGGGGTAACAAGGAAGGTGTCCGTGAGAAGGTTGCGGAAGTGTTGGCCCGACGAACTGTTCAGACTCCCGAGGGTCTGCGTTGGGAATAA
- a CDS encoding mitochondrial 54S ribosomal protein uL4m (mitochondrial/chloroplast ribosomal protein L4), producing the protein MATESQATTEHLTREAPNSVWTTEPARATTYSFPSMEPLRFVEYPRNHLLMPLRKDILHRAVIYEGDMTRQGSANTKWRDDVHGSGRKLHAQKGTGKARVGDKKSPIRKGGGVAHGPHPRDFSTSLPQKIYDQAWRIALSYRYRRGQLIIIDNDISIPEDATPYLIKEIFKVNNWGREFGRSTLITDQPNEGLFATVREVGEHAKILDRKDVDVKDLLETGRLIIEKQALDRILANHSRDLAAKPAKALY; encoded by the coding sequence ATGGCTACAGAGTCCCAAGCCACTACCGAGCACCTCACCCGGGAAGCTCCCAATTCCGTCTGGACTACAGAACCCGCGCGGGCGACCACCTACTCCTTCCCTTCGATGGAACCATTGCGCTTTGTTGAATACCCTCGGAACCATCTCTTGATGCCCCTGCGGAAGGATATCTTACATCGGGCTGTCATCTACGAAGGTGACATGACTAGACAAGGTTCGGCAAACACCAAGTGGAGGGACGACGTGCATGGAAGTGGCAGGAAATTGCATGCGCAGAAAGGTACCGGTAAAGCACGTGTTGGCGACAAGAAATCTCCCATCCGTAAAGGAGGAGGTGTTGCACACGGTCCTCACCCTCGAGACTTCTCCACGAGCCTTCCTCAGAAGATCTACGACCAGGCATGGCGGATAGCTCTCAGCTATCGGTACCGACGCGGCCAGTTGATCATTATCGACAACGACATCTCAATCCCGGAAGACGCTACGCCATATTTGATTAAAGAAATTTTCAAGGTTAACAACTGGGGCCGCGAGTTTGGGCGGTCGACCCTGATCACCGATCAGCCGAATGAGGGCCTCTTTGCTACGGTGCGTGAGGTGGGTGAACATGCGAAGATCCTTGACCgcaaggatgtggatgtcAAGGACCTTTTGGAAACGGGACGTTTGATTATCGAGAAGCAGGCGCTGGACCGTATCCTGGCTAATCACTCGAGGGACTTGGCTGCTAAGCCTGCAAAGGCTCTGTATTGA
- a CDS encoding mitochondrial 54S ribosomal protein mL38 (phosphatidylethanolamine binding protein), translating to MAHCERAAKPLLQCLQKSYPRALPTLQVQSTRAFQTTAFAREEAQAEPKSQPFHKAPDPALVSSPRLERRLIRQGVSPIGSRRRRAALQSSPNVPFEQLPYQCFQEARKVLLADREEKLKEIVSMREKIARLQAVPTEEAGGEQVKKSRLVAMELHLERLKILADINDPLVKKKFEDGQGDMSKPIYRYLADRKWREYRRKILVQRITQMKVIPDVLPHCDPVVDTKLYFGRSPVQPGEFVNSRVSTSAPKLDVQLFDRGEKLVTIAVVDSDVPNVEKDGFDYRMHYLAVNVPISAVSTKVDLSKLSSDSQVVLPWLPPVAQKGSPYHRLSVFIMEQKDSKPLDFAAVKAKETTRDNKLLRTLQARYHLKAIGAHLFRTEWDSTMAEVMKENGYAEVDMELRRKRVEPLPYKRRNPSTFR from the exons ATGGCCCATTGCGAGCGGGCAGCAAAGCCATTGCTCCAATGTCTTCAGAAGTCCTACCCTAGAGCCCTTCCGACCCTTCAGGTGCAGTCAACCCGGGCCTTCCAAACTACCGCTTTTGCTCGCGAGGAAGCCCAGGCTGAACCTAAGAGCCAACCTTTCCACAAAGCACCTGACCCAGCACTTGTATCGAGTCCTCGATTGGAACGCAGATTAATACGACAGGGTGTTTCGCCCATTGGATCTCGCAGACGTCGCGCAGCTTTGCAAAGCTCACCAAACGTTCCATTCGAGCAACTGCCCTACCAATGTTTCCAGGAAGCACGCAAGGTCCTCCTTGCGGATCGGGAGGAGAAACTGAAGGAAATCGTATCCATGAGGGAGAAGATCGCCAGGCTCCAGGCTGTTCCTACGGAAGAAGCGGGAGGCGAGCAAGTGAAGAAGTCGCGACTGGTAGCCATGGAGCTCCATCTTGAACGCCTGAAGATTCTTGCGGACATTAACGACCcattggtgaagaagaagtttGAAGACGGACAGG GCGATATGAGCAAGCCCATCTACCGTTATCTGGCCGACAGGAAATGGAGGGAGTACCGCCGCAAGATCCTTGTCCAGAGAATCACACAGATGAAGGTTATCCCTGATGTCCTTCCCCACTGCGACCCCGTCGTCGACACTAAGCTCTATTTCGGCCGGTCGCCCGTTCAGCCCGGAGAGTTCGTCAACTCCCGCGTCAGCACATCTGCACCAAAACTTGACGTGCAGCTCTTCGACCGGGGTGAGAAACTTGTGACGATTGCCGTGGTCGATTCCGATGTTCCCAATGTCGAGAAGGACGGTTTCGACTACAGAATGCATTATCTAGCGGTCAATGTGCCCATCTCGGCCGTCTCCACCAAGGTCGATTTGTCCAAGCTCTCGTCGGACTCTCAGGTCGtcctgccatggctgcctcCTGTTGCTCAGAAGGGTAGCCCCTACCACCGTCTGTCCGTTTTCATTATGGAGCAGAAGGATTCGAAGCCGCTCGATTTCGCCGccgtcaaggccaaggagacGACCCGCGACAACAAGCTCCTCCGCACTCTGCAAGCCAGGTACCACCTGAAGGCCATTGGAGCGCACCTGTTCCGTACCGAATGGGATTCGACAATGGCAGAGGTCATGAAGGAGAACGGATACGCCGAGGTGGACATGGAGCTCCGCCGCAAGAGGGTCGAGCCTCTGCCTTACAAGAGGAGAAACCCATCTACCTTCCGGTAA
- a CDS encoding arylsulfatase (arylsulfatase A and related enzymes) has translation MAPKRPNFLVVVADDLGFSDIGCFGGEIRTPNLDRIAKQGVRFTDFHAAAACSPTRAMIMTGTDHHIAGLGNLIEWTNISGQNGPKGSAMSTAPQRGMPGYEGYLNERVVALPEVLRDAGYHTLMSGKWHLGLTPERSPFNRGFDRSLAHLPACSNHYAYEPQLQGTDETPTFLEASYIALHMEDDKYVKKLPEGWYSSDGYGDKMLQYLREWHDRSDERPFFAYLPFTAPHWPLQAPREYIDHYRGVYDDGPEALRQKRLQRLKELGMIRSDVEAHPVVADEVKPWSEFTPEEKKLSCTAMEVFAGMVECIDTNVGKVVDYLASIDELDNTFVCFMSDNGAEGAAYEAYPMVQSGVMPHLQKYYDNSLENLGNGNSFIWYGPRWAQAATAPSRLYKAFTTEGGVRVPFLARFPSSVSVGDHVRNGSITDQFATVMDLAPSILQMAGATHPAPSYKGREVVSMRGRSFYPWATGDAPRIHEQEFIQGWETCGRAALRFGDWKIVYIPKPKGPERWQLYNLAEDPGEIHDLAEQHPDRLKQLLKLWDQYVIETGVIPLNPDLGEFLEATEAQMPENAWMEYDYWKKGARDEPEKFMRNPPRFQRVVKQF, from the exons ATGGCTCCCAAGCGCCCTAACTTCCTCGTCGTTGTCGCCGATGACCTGGGCTTCTCAGatataggctgctttggcggCGAGATCCGCACACCGAATCTCGATCGCATTGCGAAACAGGGTGTGCGGTTTACTGACTTTCATGCTGCGGCTGCATGCTC TCCCACCCGCGCCATGATCATGACCGGCACAGACCACCACATCGCCGGCCTGGGCAACCTCATCGAATGGACCAACATCTCCGGCCAGAACGGCCCCAAAGGCTCCGCGATGAGTACCGCTCCACAGCGCGGCATGCCAGGTTACGAGGGGTATCTCAATGAGCGCGTTGTGGCACTCCCCGAGGTCCTCCGCGATGCAGGCTACCACACCCTCATGTCCGGGAAATGGCATCTGGGCCTGACACCCGAGCGTTCGCCATTTAACCGCGGCTTCGATCGCTCTCTAGCCCATCTCCCTGCCTGCTCAAACCACTACGCCTATGAGCCCCAGCTACAGGGCACCGATGAGACACCCACTTTCCTGGAAGCTAGCTACATCGCCCTGCACATGGAAGACGACAAGTATGTCAAGAAGCTGCCCGAGGGCTGGTACTCATCCGATGGATATGGCGACAAGATGCTCCAGTACCTCCGTGAATGGCACGACCGCTCCGATGAGCGTCCCTTCTTCGCCTACCTTCCCTTCACAGCTCCACATTGGCCCCTCCAAGCTCCTCGCGAGTATATCGACCACTACCGCGGTGTCTACGACGACGGTCCGGAAGCACTTCGTCAGAAACGTCTCCAACGCCTGAAAGAATTAGGCATGATCCGCTCAGACGTAGAAGCCCACCCCGTCGTCGCAGACGAAGTCAAACCCTGGTCCGAATTCACaccagaggaaaagaagctctccTGCACCGCCATGGAAGTCTTCGCCGGAATGGTGGAGTGCATCGATACTAACGTAGGCAAGGTAGTCGACTATCTCGCTTCCATTGACGAGCTGGACAATACATTCGTCTGCTTCATGTCCGACAACGGTGCCGAGGGCGCTGCCTACGAAGCTTACCCCATGGTCCAGAGCGGTGTCATGCCCCATCTCCAGAAATACTATGATAACTCACTCGAGAATCTCGGCAACGGGAACTCGTTCATCTGGTACGGACCCCGCTGGGCCCAGGCCGCTACTGCGCCGAGTCGGTTGTACAAGGCGTTTACCACGGAGGGAGGTGTCCGCGTGCCATTCTTAGCTCGGTTTCCGTCGTCTGTTTCTGTGGGGGATCATGTGCGTAACGGAAGTATCACGGATCAGTTTGCGACGGTTATGGATCTTGCTCCGTCTATCTTGCAGATGGCGGGTGCGACGCACCCGGCGCCTTCGTATAAGGGTCGTGAGGTAGTATCCATGCGTGGTCGTAGCTTTTACCCTTGGGCGACTGGTGATGCGCCCCGTATTCATGAGCAGGAGTTTATTCAAGGATGGGAAACGTGTGGGAGAGCGGCACTTCGCTTCGGGGACTGGAAGATTGTCTATATCCCCAAGCCGAAGGGCCCTGAACGGTGGCAGTTGTACAATCTCGCCGAGGACCCTGGAGAGATCCATGATCTGGCGGAGCAACATCCCGATCGGTTAAAGCAGTTGCTGAAGTTGTGGGATCAATATGTTATTGAGACAGGAGTGATTCCGTTGAACCCGGATTTGGGAGAATTTCTGGAGGCAACGGAGGCGCAGATGCCAGAGAATGCGTGGATGGAGTATGATTACTGGAAGAAAGGGGCGAGGGATGAGCCTGAGAAGTTCATGAGAAACCCGCCTAGGTTCCAGAGAGTTGTTAAACAGTTTTAG
- a CDS encoding uncharacterized protein (predicted protein) gives MHHRRRGTVSDEFEVLQVAHQIGADLEGLWNKRPRVLDVYDKPEELYNTLQPAVADEVCRTFRQYIANFLAIFIYLHRVAFVIYPRTDRVHRAVDQIIQLATVESGSENHRLPISFTWPLFVAGLEGSLEQRGWIIQEMQRMADLPSDHSPVAQRHPNAKKILQLLEEMTKRQDASRTWADSRLVRRELFVDPFVLI, from the coding sequence ATGCACCACCGCAGGCGTGGGACAGTCAGCGATGAGTTCGAAGTCCTCCAGGTTGCGCACCAAATCGGTGCCGACCTAGAAGGCCTCTGGAACAAACGACCGCGAGTGCTTGATGTTTATGACAAGCCAGAAGAACTATATAACACCCTTCAGCCAGCCGTGGCAGACGAAGTATGTCGCACGTTTCGCCAGTATATAGCCAATTTCCTGGCCATCTTCATATACCTCCACCGAGTGGCGTTTGTGATCTACCCGCGGACAGACCGGGTGCATCGTGCGGTGGACCAGATCATCCAGCTGGCCACGGTGGAATCTGGCAGTGAGAACCATCGCCTGCCAATCAGCTTCACCTGGCCGCTATTCGTGGCCGGGCTGGAGGGCTCATTGGAGCAGCGAGGGTGGATTATACAGGAAATGCAGCGCATGGCCGACTTGCCCAGTGATCACAGCCCTGTAGCACAGCGACATCCCAACGCGAAGAAGATACTGCAGCTACTTGAGGAGATGACAAAACGCCAGGATGCATCTCGAACGTGGGCAGATTCACGCCTTGTGCGGCGAGAACTCTTCGTAGACCCCTTCGTGCTTATATAA